A stretch of Castanea sativa cultivar Marrone di Chiusa Pesio chromosome 2, ASM4071231v1 DNA encodes these proteins:
- the LOC142624371 gene encoding kinesin-like protein KIN-13A isoform X1 has protein sequence MGGQMQQSNAAAAAATTALYDHAGAGGSGGSDAGSDAVMARWLQSAGLQHLASPLASTGIDHRLLPNLLMQGYGAQSAEEKQRLFKLMRNLNFNGESGSDLYTPTAQSSGGAAVSEGFYSPEFRGDFGAGLLDLHAMDDTELLSEIVVHQHVISEPFEPSPFMPGGPRTFDDDFGVTSGGQLRGQSDADASVPLPINEKETTKENNVAKIKVVVRKRPLNKKELSRKEEDIVNVYDSAYLTVHEPKLKVDLTAYVEKHEFCFDAVLNEHVTNDEVYRVTVEPIIPTIFERAKATCFAYGQTGSGKTFTMQPLPLRAAEDLVRLLHQPFYRNQRFKLWLSYFEIYGGKLFDLLSDRKKLFMREDSRQQVCIVGLQEFEVSDVQIVKEFIERGNAARSTGSTGANEESSRSHAILQLVVKKHGEIKDAKRSNDGNESKTGKVVGKISFIDLAGSERGADTTDNDRQTRIEGAEINKSLLALKECIRALDNDQIHIPFRGSKLTEVLRDSFVGNSRTVMISCISPNAGSCEHTLNTLRYADRVKSLSKSGNARKDQAINLLPSINKDVLPASSLPVSVESEDVFEQRQEVKVADTGRRVLEKENLSYNPTVDYSKQPSSFSSSYPLNGREEKGVASGSMDRERYEIKNSYGDSTIPKTYSSYPQNLVDTEEKVQKVSPPRRKVSREEKSEKLGNWLRKDSSGSDISTTSTKQQNTGNYNTNNVGSRQYEPEPPPDGNINAILEEEEALIAAHRKEIEDTMDIVREEMKLLAEVDQPGSLIDNYVTQLSFVLSRKAAGLVSLQSRLARFQHRLKEQEILSRKRVPR, from the exons ATGGGCGGCCAGATGCAGCAGAGCAATGCTGCTGCAGCGGCGGCCACGACGGCTTTATACGATCATGCCGGTGCGGGAGGCAGTGGTGGCAGTGATGCCGGCAGCGATGCGGTCATGGCACGGTGGCTTCAGTCCGCTGGGTTGCAGCATCTGGCCTCTCCCTTGGCCTCCACCGGCATCGATCACCGCCTCCTCCCCAACCTCCTCATGCAG GGTTATGGAGCACAGTCTGCTGAAGAGAAACAGAGGCTTTTTAAGTTGATGAGAAACCTCAATTTTAATGGGGAGTCTGGGTCTGATCTGTATACGCCTACCGCCCAATCCTCGGGAGGAGCGGCTGTATCAGAGGGGTTTTATTCTCCAGAGTTCAGGGGTGATTTTGGAGCTGGGCTTTTGGATCTTCATGCCATGGATGATACAGAGCTTTTATCTGAG ATTGTCGTTCATCAGCATGTTATTTCAGAACCTTTTGAGCCATCACCCTTTATGCCTGGTGGTCCAAGAAcatttgatgatgattttggTGTGACAAGTGGTGGACAGCTAAGAGGGCAATCAGATGCAGATGCATCAGTTCCATTACCTATAAATGAAAAAGAGACGACAAAGGAAAACAACGTGGCAAAGATAAAAGTTGTG GTACGAAAAAGACCTCTGAACAAGAAAGAGCTTTCTCGGAAGGAGGAGGACATAGTAAATGTTTATGACAGTGCTTATTTGACTGTCCATGAGCCCAAACTGAAG GTGGACTTGACTGCATATGTGGAGAAGCACGAGTTTTGTTTTGATGCTGTTCTCAATGAGCATGTCACCAATGATGAG GTTTACCGGGTTACTGTTGAACCAATCATTCCTACCATATTTGAGCGAGCAAAGGCTACATGTTTTGCTTATGGTCAGACAG GTAGTGGTAAGACCTTCACAATGCAACCATTGCCTCTCAGGGCTGCAGAAGACCTTGTTAGATTGTTACATCAGCCATTCTACCGTAATCAGAGATTCAAATTGTGGCTTAGCTATTTCGAGATATATGGCGGAAAACTCTTTGATCTTCTGAGTGATAGAAA GAAACTCTTTATGAGGGAAGACTCGAGGCAACAAGTTTGCATTGTCGGACTGCAAGAATTTGAAGTTTCAGATGTACAAATTGTTAAAGAGTTTATTGAGAGGGGAAATGCTGCAAGAAGCACTGGGTCCACTGGTGCCAATGAGGAATCTTCTAGGTCACATGCTATCTTACAACTTGTTGTTAAGAAGCATGGTGAGATAAAAGATGCCAAACGTAGCAATGATGGAAATGAGTCTAAAACTGGGAAAGTTGTTGGGAAGATTTCTTTCATTGATCTTGCTGGTAGTGAAAGAGGTGCTGACACTACTGACAATGACCGACAGACAAG GATTGAGGGAGCAGAAATTAACAAGAGTCTTTTGGCTCTCAAGGAGTGCATTCGTGCTCTAGACAATGACCAGATCCATATTCCTTTTCGTGGGAGCAAACTTACAGAGGTGCTTCGTGACTCCTTTGTTGGCAATTCGAGGACTGTTATGATCTCttgcatttccccaaatgcagGTTCATGTGAGCATACCCTCAATACTTTGCGATATGCAGACCG GGTTAAAAGTCTCTCCAAAAGTGGAAATGCGAGAAAGGATCAGGCTATCAATTTATTACCATCAATTAATAAAGATGTTTTACCAGCATCATCTTTGCCGGTGTCTGTTGAATCAGAGGATGTTTTTGAACAGCGTCAGGAGGTGAAAGTAGCTGATACGGGTAGAAGGGTTTTGGAAAAGGAAAATCTCTCATACAATCCTACTGTGGATTATAGTAAACAGCCCTCCAGTTTCTCATCAAGTTACCCCTTAAATGGGCGAGAGGAAAAAGGGGTGGCTTCTGGCTCAATGGATAGGGAGAGATAcgaaataaaaaattcttatgGTGATTCTACTATTCCAAAGACATACTCCTCTTATCCCCAAAACTTAGTTGACACAGAAGAGAAAGTGCAAAAAGTGTCACCACCTCGCAGAAAAGTGTCTAGGGAAGAAAAATCAGAGAAGCTGGGGAATTGGCTGAGAAAAGATTCTAGTGGATCGGATATTTCCACCACAAGCACCAAGCAACAGAATACAGGCAATTACAACACAAATAATGTTGGATCCCGGCAATATGAACCTGAACCTCCACCTGATGGAAATATTAATGCTATACTTGAG GAAGAAGAGGCCTTGATTGCTGCTCATAGAAAAGAAATCGAGGACACAATGGACATTGTCCGTGAA GAAATGAAGCTGCTGGCAGAAGTGGACCAACCAGGCAGCCTTATAGACAACTATGTGACCCAATTGAGCTTTGTGCTTTCTCGCAAGGCAGCAGGTCTGGTTAGTCTTCAATCTCGCCTTGCAAGGTTTCAACACCGGTTGAAAGAACAGGAGATACTTAGTCGGAAAAGAGTACCTCGCTAA
- the LOC142624371 gene encoding kinesin-like protein KIN-13A isoform X2, which translates to MGGQMQQSNAAAAAATTALYDHAGAGGSGGSDAGSDAVMARWLQSAGLQHLASPLASTGIDHRLLPNLLMQGYGAQSAEEKQRLFKLMRNLNFNGESGSDLYTPTAQSSGGAAVSEGFYSPEFRGDFGAGLLDLHAMDDTELLSEHVISEPFEPSPFMPGGPRTFDDDFGVTSGGQLRGQSDADASVPLPINEKETTKENNVAKIKVVVRKRPLNKKELSRKEEDIVNVYDSAYLTVHEPKLKVDLTAYVEKHEFCFDAVLNEHVTNDEVYRVTVEPIIPTIFERAKATCFAYGQTGSGKTFTMQPLPLRAAEDLVRLLHQPFYRNQRFKLWLSYFEIYGGKLFDLLSDRKKLFMREDSRQQVCIVGLQEFEVSDVQIVKEFIERGNAARSTGSTGANEESSRSHAILQLVVKKHGEIKDAKRSNDGNESKTGKVVGKISFIDLAGSERGADTTDNDRQTRIEGAEINKSLLALKECIRALDNDQIHIPFRGSKLTEVLRDSFVGNSRTVMISCISPNAGSCEHTLNTLRYADRVKSLSKSGNARKDQAINLLPSINKDVLPASSLPVSVESEDVFEQRQEVKVADTGRRVLEKENLSYNPTVDYSKQPSSFSSSYPLNGREEKGVASGSMDRERYEIKNSYGDSTIPKTYSSYPQNLVDTEEKVQKVSPPRRKVSREEKSEKLGNWLRKDSSGSDISTTSTKQQNTGNYNTNNVGSRQYEPEPPPDGNINAILEEEEALIAAHRKEIEDTMDIVREEMKLLAEVDQPGSLIDNYVTQLSFVLSRKAAGLVSLQSRLARFQHRLKEQEILSRKRVPR; encoded by the exons ATGGGCGGCCAGATGCAGCAGAGCAATGCTGCTGCAGCGGCGGCCACGACGGCTTTATACGATCATGCCGGTGCGGGAGGCAGTGGTGGCAGTGATGCCGGCAGCGATGCGGTCATGGCACGGTGGCTTCAGTCCGCTGGGTTGCAGCATCTGGCCTCTCCCTTGGCCTCCACCGGCATCGATCACCGCCTCCTCCCCAACCTCCTCATGCAG GGTTATGGAGCACAGTCTGCTGAAGAGAAACAGAGGCTTTTTAAGTTGATGAGAAACCTCAATTTTAATGGGGAGTCTGGGTCTGATCTGTATACGCCTACCGCCCAATCCTCGGGAGGAGCGGCTGTATCAGAGGGGTTTTATTCTCCAGAGTTCAGGGGTGATTTTGGAGCTGGGCTTTTGGATCTTCATGCCATGGATGATACAGAGCTTTTATCTGAG CATGTTATTTCAGAACCTTTTGAGCCATCACCCTTTATGCCTGGTGGTCCAAGAAcatttgatgatgattttggTGTGACAAGTGGTGGACAGCTAAGAGGGCAATCAGATGCAGATGCATCAGTTCCATTACCTATAAATGAAAAAGAGACGACAAAGGAAAACAACGTGGCAAAGATAAAAGTTGTG GTACGAAAAAGACCTCTGAACAAGAAAGAGCTTTCTCGGAAGGAGGAGGACATAGTAAATGTTTATGACAGTGCTTATTTGACTGTCCATGAGCCCAAACTGAAG GTGGACTTGACTGCATATGTGGAGAAGCACGAGTTTTGTTTTGATGCTGTTCTCAATGAGCATGTCACCAATGATGAG GTTTACCGGGTTACTGTTGAACCAATCATTCCTACCATATTTGAGCGAGCAAAGGCTACATGTTTTGCTTATGGTCAGACAG GTAGTGGTAAGACCTTCACAATGCAACCATTGCCTCTCAGGGCTGCAGAAGACCTTGTTAGATTGTTACATCAGCCATTCTACCGTAATCAGAGATTCAAATTGTGGCTTAGCTATTTCGAGATATATGGCGGAAAACTCTTTGATCTTCTGAGTGATAGAAA GAAACTCTTTATGAGGGAAGACTCGAGGCAACAAGTTTGCATTGTCGGACTGCAAGAATTTGAAGTTTCAGATGTACAAATTGTTAAAGAGTTTATTGAGAGGGGAAATGCTGCAAGAAGCACTGGGTCCACTGGTGCCAATGAGGAATCTTCTAGGTCACATGCTATCTTACAACTTGTTGTTAAGAAGCATGGTGAGATAAAAGATGCCAAACGTAGCAATGATGGAAATGAGTCTAAAACTGGGAAAGTTGTTGGGAAGATTTCTTTCATTGATCTTGCTGGTAGTGAAAGAGGTGCTGACACTACTGACAATGACCGACAGACAAG GATTGAGGGAGCAGAAATTAACAAGAGTCTTTTGGCTCTCAAGGAGTGCATTCGTGCTCTAGACAATGACCAGATCCATATTCCTTTTCGTGGGAGCAAACTTACAGAGGTGCTTCGTGACTCCTTTGTTGGCAATTCGAGGACTGTTATGATCTCttgcatttccccaaatgcagGTTCATGTGAGCATACCCTCAATACTTTGCGATATGCAGACCG GGTTAAAAGTCTCTCCAAAAGTGGAAATGCGAGAAAGGATCAGGCTATCAATTTATTACCATCAATTAATAAAGATGTTTTACCAGCATCATCTTTGCCGGTGTCTGTTGAATCAGAGGATGTTTTTGAACAGCGTCAGGAGGTGAAAGTAGCTGATACGGGTAGAAGGGTTTTGGAAAAGGAAAATCTCTCATACAATCCTACTGTGGATTATAGTAAACAGCCCTCCAGTTTCTCATCAAGTTACCCCTTAAATGGGCGAGAGGAAAAAGGGGTGGCTTCTGGCTCAATGGATAGGGAGAGATAcgaaataaaaaattcttatgGTGATTCTACTATTCCAAAGACATACTCCTCTTATCCCCAAAACTTAGTTGACACAGAAGAGAAAGTGCAAAAAGTGTCACCACCTCGCAGAAAAGTGTCTAGGGAAGAAAAATCAGAGAAGCTGGGGAATTGGCTGAGAAAAGATTCTAGTGGATCGGATATTTCCACCACAAGCACCAAGCAACAGAATACAGGCAATTACAACACAAATAATGTTGGATCCCGGCAATATGAACCTGAACCTCCACCTGATGGAAATATTAATGCTATACTTGAG GAAGAAGAGGCCTTGATTGCTGCTCATAGAAAAGAAATCGAGGACACAATGGACATTGTCCGTGAA GAAATGAAGCTGCTGGCAGAAGTGGACCAACCAGGCAGCCTTATAGACAACTATGTGACCCAATTGAGCTTTGTGCTTTCTCGCAAGGCAGCAGGTCTGGTTAGTCTTCAATCTCGCCTTGCAAGGTTTCAACACCGGTTGAAAGAACAGGAGATACTTAGTCGGAAAAGAGTACCTCGCTAA
- the LOC142623384 gene encoding universal stress protein PHOS34-like, with protein MTETQKPVILVAVDESDHSFHALKWALDNFFAPTEDHNFKLIIVHAVVSPAPYLGLVQIGKGSSESLKAMDENLKRSAAGTIQKAKEICSSKSIEDVSTEVSQGDPRNVLCEAVDKHRASILVLGSHGYGAIKRAVLGSVSDYCAHHCRCNVIIIKNPKPQR; from the exons ATGACAGAGACTCAGAAGCCAGTGATTTTGGTGGCTGTGGATGAAAGTGACCATAGCTTTCATGCTTTGAAGTGGGcattggataatttttttgctCCTACGGAGGACCATAATTTCAAGCTCATTATCGTTCATGCTGTAGTTTCGCCAGCTCCTTACCTAGGACTGGTTCAAATTGGTAAAG GATCCTCTGAATCTTTAAAGGCTATGGACGAAAATTTGAAGAGGTCAGCCGCTGGTACCATTCAGAAGGCTAAGGAGATTTGCAGCAGTAAATCG ATTGAAGATGTGTCAACTGAAGTGAGTCAAGGAGATCCCCGGAATGTTTTGTGTGAGGCTGTAGATAAACACCGTGCATCTATTTTGGTACTGGGCAGTCATGGTTATGGAGCAATCAAAAG GGCGGTTCTAGGCAGTGTGAGTGACTACTGTGCTCACCATTGTCGCTGCAACGTGATAATTATTAAGAATCCCAAGCCCCAGCGCTGA